A portion of the Rubritalea squalenifaciens DSM 18772 genome contains these proteins:
- a CDS encoding transposase translates to MAKARLLAPWTGVEDRSAIYHVVSRVVGREFLLGRAEKEQFVKYMRLYEAFCGVRVLTYCIMSNHFHILLEVPPASERELSDAALLEKLEGLYSSQHVDLVREQLAVLSRSRTPEGREAYQNLRESYTSRMWDMGLFMKTLKQRFTSWYNKKHGRRGTLWEARYKSVLVENGLAARTMAAYIDLNPVRAGMVKDPKDYRWCGYGEAIAGNTLARNGLLRVISELESDLSNDGWSGARDITRYDWRSVAGRYRLILFDDGVESSGELSGHKRRGFTSEAVEREEKRSGQLSVAEIARCKTRYFIDGAVLGSQQFVEDVVTSLKGSYLPANRKGSGGRLGGRMKSSNLWSLRKLAENGV, encoded by the coding sequence ATGGCAAAGGCGCGACTGCTGGCTCCGTGGACGGGTGTTGAGGATCGTTCGGCGATCTATCACGTGGTTTCGCGCGTGGTGGGCAGGGAATTCCTGCTGGGCCGGGCGGAGAAGGAGCAGTTCGTCAAGTACATGCGCCTCTACGAGGCCTTCTGCGGAGTGCGCGTGCTGACCTACTGCATCATGAGCAACCACTTCCACATCCTGCTGGAAGTGCCACCCGCCAGCGAGCGCGAGCTGAGCGACGCAGCCCTGCTGGAAAAGCTGGAGGGGCTTTATTCATCCCAGCACGTCGACCTGGTGCGCGAACAACTGGCCGTCCTCTCGCGTTCCCGCACACCGGAGGGCAGGGAGGCCTATCAGAACCTGAGGGAGTCCTACACCTCGCGCATGTGGGACATGGGGCTCTTCATGAAGACGCTGAAGCAGCGCTTCACCTCCTGGTACAACAAGAAGCACGGCAGGCGCGGCACCCTCTGGGAAGCGCGCTACAAGAGCGTGCTGGTAGAAAACGGCCTGGCCGCCCGCACCATGGCCGCCTACATCGATCTCAACCCGGTGCGCGCCGGTATGGTAAAGGACCCCAAGGACTACCGCTGGTGCGGCTACGGCGAAGCCATTGCCGGAAACACCCTGGCACGCAATGGATTACTGCGCGTGATCAGCGAGCTGGAAAGCGACCTCTCCAACGACGGCTGGAGCGGCGCCAGGGACATCACCAGGTACGACTGGCGCAGCGTGGCAGGCAGGTACCGACTGATACTCTTTGACGACGGGGTGGAAAGCTCCGGCGAACTCAGCGGGCACAAGCGCAGGGGCTTCACCAGCGAGGCCGTGGAGCGCGAGGAAAAACGCAGCGGCCAGCTCAGCGTGGCCGAGATCGCACGCTGCAAGACGCGCTACTTCATCGATGGTGCCGTGCTCGGCAGCCAGCAGTTTGTCGAAGACGTGGTGACCAGCCTGAAAGGAAGCTATCTCCCGGCTAACAGAAAAGGAAGCGGCGGCCGCCTCGGCGGGCGGATGAAATCCAGCAACCTATGGAGCCTACGCAAGCTGGCAGAAAACGGAGTTTAA
- a CDS encoding transposase — translation MAKARLLAPWTGVEDRSAIYHVVSRVVGREFLLGRTEKEQFVKYMRLYEAFCGVRVLTYCIMSNHFHILLEVPPASERELSDAALLEKLEGLYSSQHVELVREQLAVLSRSRTPEGREVYQNLRKTYTSRMWDMGLFMKTLKQRFTSWYNKKHGRRGTLWEARYKSVLVENGLAARTMAAYIDH, via the coding sequence ATGGCAAAGGCGCGACTGCTGGCTCCGTGGACGGGTGTTGAGGATCGTTCGGCGATCTATCACGTGGTTTCGCGCGTGGTGGGCAGGGAATTCCTGCTGGGCCGGACGGAGAAGGAGCAGTTCGTCAAGTACATGCGCCTCTACGAGGCCTTCTGCGGGGTGCGCGTGCTGACCTATTGCATCATGAGCAACCACTTCCACATCCTGCTGGAGGTGCCACCCGCCAGCGAGCGGGAGCTGAGCGACGCAGCCCTGCTGGAAAAGCTGGAGGGGCTCTATTCATCCCAGCACGTCGAGCTGGTGCGTGAACAGCTGGCCGTCCTCTCGCGTTCCCGCACACCGGAGGGCAGGGAGGTCTACCAGAACCTGAGGAAGACCTACACCTCGCGCATGTGGGACATGGGGCTCTTCATGAAGACGCTGAAGCAGCGCTTCACCTCCTGGTACAACAAGAAGCACGGCAGACGCGGCACCCTCTGGGAAGCGCGCTACAAGAGCGTGCTGGTAGAAAACGGCCTGGCCGCCCGCACCATGGCCGCCTACATCGACCATTAA
- a CDS encoding OmpA family protein yields MTRPYTRYSTLLALASSALVVGSVSCSKKESSETTSTDSSSQAADTKPAETKNTLADFDTLPDTTKDPRDGVENMGMTMDFTSPETVVEKLAKLLSESKSPEDIDKIIQIIGQQSISEEELAQLKARLNGTGIALDPTSPFEQIGELRPGQHSRYAIKLADKSRIFLDLKKEDDGKWKVENMKFPDKQSGLAGNDHPDAQTDALNYAHSFLEHLLNQRFEQARAMVDTKNVNDAKLAGLCIIFEEAQYKLDKNKPLRAIYLRDRAAGFYAKVSSANGKTDAQFSVITQRDKAGDPWQIYEINLDKLLGDYAKQVAGGDIHYSPLIKNPAGGETLVIYFEFDSDGLTPRTKHQLDIVVGLLKLDPNKKINISGHTDSIGSNTYNKGLSEKRAETVKSYLASQGVPQEQIVTKAYGQSQPRLPNTRQDGTDDPSGRRANRRTEIYLDF; encoded by the coding sequence GTGACTCGTCCATACACACGCTACTCCACCCTTCTTGCCCTCGCGTCCTCTGCACTCGTCGTGGGCTCAGTATCCTGCAGCAAAAAAGAAAGCTCGGAAACCACCTCCACGGATTCCAGCAGTCAAGCGGCTGATACCAAGCCAGCAGAGACCAAGAATACTCTGGCCGACTTCGATACCCTGCCTGATACGACAAAGGATCCTCGCGATGGAGTCGAGAATATGGGCATGACCATGGACTTCACTTCACCGGAAACCGTGGTCGAGAAGCTCGCCAAGCTGCTGAGCGAGTCCAAGAGCCCTGAGGACATCGACAAGATTATCCAGATCATCGGCCAGCAATCCATTTCTGAAGAAGAGCTGGCTCAGCTGAAGGCGCGCCTGAACGGTACCGGCATCGCGCTGGACCCGACTTCACCTTTCGAGCAAATCGGCGAGCTGAGACCCGGCCAGCATTCCCGCTACGCGATCAAGCTGGCAGACAAGTCCCGCATCTTCCTGGACCTCAAGAAAGAAGACGACGGCAAGTGGAAGGTGGAGAACATGAAGTTCCCGGACAAGCAATCCGGACTAGCTGGCAACGATCACCCGGATGCACAAACCGACGCCCTCAACTACGCGCACTCCTTCCTCGAGCACCTGCTCAACCAGCGTTTTGAACAAGCCCGGGCGATGGTCGACACCAAGAATGTGAACGACGCCAAGCTCGCCGGACTCTGCATCATTTTTGAAGAAGCCCAGTACAAGCTGGATAAGAACAAGCCTCTGCGTGCGATCTATCTGCGTGACAGAGCCGCCGGCTTCTACGCCAAGGTTTCTTCCGCCAACGGCAAGACAGACGCCCAGTTCTCCGTGATTACCCAGCGTGATAAAGCGGGTGATCCATGGCAAATCTACGAGATCAACCTGGACAAGCTGTTAGGCGACTACGCGAAGCAGGTCGCCGGTGGTGACATCCATTACTCCCCACTGATCAAGAACCCAGCTGGTGGCGAGACGCTGGTGATCTACTTCGAATTTGATTCCGACGGTCTGACTCCACGCACCAAGCACCAGCTGGACATCGTAGTCGGCCTGCTCAAGCTGGACCCTAACAAGAAGATCAACATCTCCGGCCACACCGACTCGATTGGCAGCAACACCTACAACAAAGGTCTCTCCGAGAAGCGTGCGGAAACCGTGAAATCCTACCTCGCCTCTCAGGGCGTGCCGCAGGAGCAGATCGTGACAAAAGCCTATGGCCAGAGTCAGCCGCGTCTCCCTAACACCCGTCAGGACGGAACGGACGACCCATCAGGCCGCCGCGCCAATCGCCGCACAGAGATCTATCTGGACTTCTGA
- a CDS encoding sodium:solute symporter family transporter, with the protein MNYLEVVLFIVAVVGVIALGIWKSRGEDTHSESKGASDYFLAGRGLTWWLVGFSLIAANISTEQFVGMSGSAANWLGMAIASYEWMAAITLVLVGFWFLPRFLKAGLYTIPEFLEYRFGGIARLAMAIPAIVTLVFVTTSSVIFSGAKFVSEYYNEVPYLSNLTFMCWAIGIFAALYVFIGGLKACAWTDLIWGAALIVGGAIVMWFAFATLSERSADELILTKVENSQATVEDLEQASPWERFILLNDGTEGEAVAVNGENGSGGKLHMVRPKEDSDLPWTALMIGLWIPNFFYWGLNQYIVQRTLGSKSLAEGQKGIVFAASLKLIVPFVVVIPGILAFNLFSGDLHDSAEKRNNATIERLAEGQVLKVDQAFVETQPETASRILSINAKSSEEGSMIGPEASPEQIALRINNLADKAVKAKPDEKGVLAGTLVGYDYDAAFPILVRNLIKPMPWISWFILAALCGAVISSLASMLNSASTIATMDLYANFTGQTNQAVLVKVGRSFVVLFVILAAIVAPMLNKLESIFAYIQEFQGFISPGILAVFIFGFFSPRTPRWFGVVGIVVNAVAYALFKWWLGPVIVEQGWWYSGEMAFLDRMAICFFIVIFTGVLVTLLAPLDKPVEMPVNDQICLESSKGAKLAGSLVIVTTIALYFIFW; encoded by the coding sequence ATGAATTATTTGGAAGTCGTTCTCTTTATCGTCGCCGTTGTTGGAGTGATTGCGCTTGGTATCTGGAAATCCCGGGGTGAGGACACCCATAGTGAGTCCAAGGGGGCGAGCGATTACTTCCTGGCGGGGCGCGGGCTGACCTGGTGGTTGGTCGGCTTTTCGCTGATTGCGGCGAATATCTCGACGGAGCAATTCGTGGGGATGTCCGGCTCAGCCGCCAACTGGTTAGGGATGGCGATTGCGTCTTATGAATGGATGGCGGCGATCACGCTGGTGCTGGTGGGGTTCTGGTTCCTGCCGCGCTTTCTGAAGGCGGGACTGTATACGATTCCCGAGTTTCTGGAGTACCGCTTTGGTGGCATTGCGCGGCTGGCGATGGCGATTCCTGCGATCGTGACCTTGGTCTTCGTGACGACTTCTTCCGTGATCTTTTCCGGGGCGAAGTTCGTGTCCGAGTACTACAACGAGGTTCCGTACCTGAGCAACCTGACCTTCATGTGCTGGGCTATCGGGATCTTTGCGGCGCTTTATGTATTCATCGGTGGTCTCAAGGCCTGTGCCTGGACAGATCTGATCTGGGGCGCGGCGCTTATCGTGGGCGGGGCGATTGTGATGTGGTTCGCCTTTGCCACGCTGTCTGAGCGCTCAGCCGATGAACTGATCCTGACCAAGGTGGAGAACTCCCAGGCCACGGTGGAAGACCTGGAGCAGGCCTCGCCGTGGGAGCGCTTCATTCTGCTCAACGATGGCACCGAGGGAGAAGCTGTCGCCGTGAACGGGGAGAATGGCTCCGGCGGCAAGCTGCACATGGTGCGCCCGAAGGAGGACAGCGACCTGCCCTGGACCGCGCTGATGATCGGCCTGTGGATTCCCAACTTTTTCTACTGGGGCCTGAACCAATACATTGTCCAGCGCACGCTGGGCTCCAAGTCGCTGGCCGAGGGACAGAAAGGCATCGTCTTTGCCGCCTCGCTGAAGTTGATCGTTCCCTTTGTGGTGGTGATCCCCGGCATCCTGGCCTTCAACCTCTTCTCCGGCGACCTGCATGACTCAGCGGAGAAGCGTAACAATGCGACCATCGAGCGGCTCGCCGAAGGGCAGGTGCTCAAGGTGGATCAGGCCTTTGTGGAGACGCAACCGGAGACCGCGAGCCGCATTCTTAGTATCAACGCCAAGTCCTCTGAGGAGGGCTCCATGATCGGCCCCGAGGCGAGCCCGGAGCAGATCGCCCTACGCATCAACAATCTGGCTGACAAAGCCGTGAAGGCCAAACCAGATGAGAAAGGCGTACTCGCGGGCACGCTGGTGGGCTACGATTACGATGCCGCCTTTCCGATCCTGGTGCGCAACTTGATCAAGCCGATGCCGTGGATTTCCTGGTTCATCCTAGCCGCCCTGTGCGGGGCAGTGATCAGCTCGCTGGCCTCGATGCTGAACTCCGCCTCTACCATCGCCACGATGGACCTTTACGCCAACTTCACGGGCCAGACCAATCAGGCGGTGCTGGTGAAGGTGGGCCGCAGCTTTGTGGTGCTCTTTGTGATCCTCGCCGCCATCGTAGCGCCGATGCTGAACAAGCTGGAGAGCATCTTCGCCTACATCCAGGAGTTCCAGGGCTTCATTTCTCCGGGCATCCTGGCGGTGTTTATCTTCGGCTTCTTCTCGCCCCGTACGCCGAGATGGTTTGGTGTGGTGGGCATCGTGGTCAACGCGGTGGCCTATGCCCTCTTCAAGTGGTGGCTGGGTCCGGTGATTGTGGAGCAAGGTTGGTGGTACTCCGGCGAAATGGCCTTCCTCGACCGCATGGCGATCTGCTTCTTCATCGTTATCTTCACCGGTGTTCTTGTGACGCTACTTGCTCCGCTGGACAAGCCTGTGGAGATGCCGGTGAACGACCAGATCTGCCTGGAAAGCTCCAAAGGCGCCAAGCTGGCGGGCTCACTGGTCATTGTCACGACCATCGCCCTTTACTTCATTTTCTGGTAA
- a CDS encoding DMP19 family protein codes for MNESKEVAYEWCKKYKVSLNKVIFDSDEPNALLVSLPKYESNLFYLMQFDNIFYNGGLHEYLRGPNGDDYYNVINAAKVVGASSLASSLEAVAHYFPVEVIKGDGYEREDYVWSLAKRKGCDVVDDFIDVKVDDNLYDLIYKFYKINVNDQ; via the coding sequence ATGAATGAGTCTAAAGAGGTAGCATATGAATGGTGTAAGAAATATAAGGTTAGTCTAAACAAAGTTATATTTGATTCGGATGAGCCAAATGCATTACTTGTCAGTTTGCCGAAATATGAAAGCAATCTTTTTTATTTGATGCAATTCGATAACATTTTTTATAATGGAGGGTTACATGAGTATTTAAGAGGACCTAACGGTGATGACTATTACAATGTTATAAACGCAGCAAAAGTTGTCGGAGCCTCATCTTTGGCCTCATCTCTGGAGGCAGTGGCTCATTATTTCCCAGTGGAAGTAATAAAAGGAGATGGCTATGAGCGAGAAGATTATGTGTGGTCTCTAGCGAAAAGAAAAGGCTGTGATGTGGTAGATGATTTTATCGACGTAAAAGTTGATGATAATTTGTATGATTTGATATATAAATTTTACAAAATCAACGTAAACGATCAATAG
- a CDS encoding tRNA (cytidine(34)-2'-O)-methyltransferase encodes MFNIVMVHPEIPHNTGAAGRLALATGATLHLVKPLGFSIDEKAVRRSGLDYWKDVDLKVWESWEEFEQALPEDARMFLLTTKATKAHWDMEYSKGDYLLFGRETKGLGDELISKYPENALRIPMVEGGTRSLNLATAVAIVLYEACRQVNEF; translated from the coding sequence ATGTTCAACATTGTCATGGTTCACCCTGAAATTCCGCACAATACCGGTGCGGCTGGCCGTCTGGCGCTGGCCACCGGGGCGACCTTGCACCTGGTCAAGCCGCTGGGATTCTCCATCGATGAAAAGGCGGTCCGCAGGTCCGGCCTCGATTACTGGAAGGACGTGGATCTCAAAGTCTGGGAGAGCTGGGAGGAGTTTGAGCAGGCTTTGCCTGAAGATGCCCGCATGTTCCTGCTCACCACAAAGGCCACCAAGGCCCACTGGGACATGGAGTACAGCAAGGGAGATTACCTGCTCTTCGGCCGGGAAACCAAGGGCCTGGGTGATGAGCTGATCTCCAAATACCCGGAGAATGCCCTGCGCATCCCGATGGTGGAGGGCGGCACTCGCAGCCTGAACCTGGCCACCGCCGTCGCGATTGTCCTCTATGAGGCCTGCCGCCAGGTCAATGAATTCTAA
- a CDS encoding RHS repeat domain-containing protein: MKDDHSTNNTFDRTYAFDGIGNRTTATENTTTVNYTANSKNQYSSVGGTSRTHDADGNLTNDGKTYVYDAENRLIEVKDTGGNTVEQYEYDYLSRRITRSVYGGATVQSFIYDGWNPIAMYNAGALSQTYTWGKDLSGSMQGAGGVGGLLEVSFNSNSYYPTYDGNGNVSEYLDSSGSVVAHFEYDAFGKTVVENGTLAGNFAHRFSTKQWNPLAELYYYGYRFYAPEMGRWINRDPIEEVENFLQMITNTQIQQPLNIEIEKHPYLMLDNQAISSYDYLGFFGLPGMPSKKEIVSKYIKLLALTLIPQYKAALRNCWESSDSCWKVVGLIGAQGAVILQLTFVECKLTHPLNWPACYAMMIAGSKSLKSWDTKAKAACQVKKCCWGDKTPNHFGDPSVFD; encoded by the coding sequence GTGAAGGACGATCATTCCACGAATAACACCTTCGACCGCACTTATGCCTTCGATGGGATCGGCAACCGCACTACAGCTACGGAGAACACGACTACGGTCAACTACACGGCTAATAGCAAGAACCAGTATAGCTCAGTGGGCGGTACAAGCCGCACACATGATGCTGACGGAAACCTCACCAATGACGGCAAGACCTACGTTTACGATGCGGAAAACCGCCTCATTGAAGTGAAGGACACTGGCGGGAATACTGTCGAGCAGTACGAGTATGATTACCTCTCACGCCGCATTACCAGAAGCGTCTACGGTGGTGCTACCGTGCAGAGCTTCATCTATGACGGCTGGAACCCGATAGCCATGTATAATGCAGGAGCTTTGTCTCAGACCTACACTTGGGGTAAAGACCTCTCAGGCAGCATGCAAGGTGCTGGTGGTGTAGGTGGGTTGCTTGAAGTTAGTTTCAATTCCAACAGCTACTACCCGACCTATGACGGTAACGGGAATGTGTCTGAATACTTGGATTCAAGCGGATCTGTGGTGGCTCATTTCGAGTATGATGCCTTCGGGAAGACTGTGGTGGAGAATGGAACCCTTGCGGGTAACTTCGCGCACCGCTTCTCCACGAAGCAGTGGAACCCGTTGGCTGAGCTGTACTACTATGGATACAGGTTCTACGCCCCAGAGATGGGCAGGTGGATCAATAGAGATCCGATTGAAGAAGTAGAAAATTTCCTTCAGATGATTACTAATACTCAAATTCAGCAGCCGTTGAATATTGAGATAGAGAAACATCCTTACCTTATGCTCGATAATCAGGCGATTAGCAGTTACGATTATCTTGGCTTTTTTGGATTGCCTGGAATGCCAAGCAAGAAAGAAATAGTGAGTAAATATATTAAACTCTTGGCGTTAACTTTGATACCTCAATACAAAGCAGCTCTTCGGAACTGTTGGGAAAGTTCGGATAGCTGTTGGAAAGTGGTTGGACTTATTGGTGCGCAAGGGGCAGTTATATTGCAGCTCACATTTGTAGAGTGTAAACTCACCCATCCTTTAAATTGGCCAGCTTGCTATGCTATGATGATAGCAGGTTCAAAAAGTTTAAAATCATGGGATACTAAAGCAAAGGCTGCGTGTCAGGTGAAAAAATGTTGTTGGGGGGATAAAACTCCTAATCATTTTGGTGATCCGAGTGTATTCGATTGA